A window of the Novipirellula caenicola genome harbors these coding sequences:
- a CDS encoding serine/threonine protein kinase has protein sequence MDRTEYQTAGGQSASQKLSLEATTPPAEVPGYRLQQFLGAGAFGQVWVGLDLNTGRSVAVKFYLHRGGVNWSLLSREVKNLVQLSADRHVVQVLEVGWDAVPPYYVMELVTGGSLEDFLEHNHQMPVTEAVDMFRKIVVGLNHCHGKGVLHCDLKPANILLSDDNEPRLADFGQSRMSHDQTPALGTLFYMAPEQADLNSSPDAQWDVYAAGAILYRLLTGTPPYRDETIVDEIDTAGSLPKRLERYREAIQKSEPPNGHFLVRGVDRMLARIVNRCLAPNPADRYENVQQILQDLNRRERTHARRPLMLLGIVGPLLVLLATGIFAARSVEHASQSTIKALRQEAFGSNQLAAKFAARTLESEIERYFQAARTETRGQELRKLLQESFNHPEMKAAREIIGSSRSSKAEKIAAREAILDAEPRLRIDRWLSERLQRYDDPSPSSRRPRFATMFITDAMGTIIGIVYDETIPRSQNSAGRNFAFRGYFHGGRNDLDPDTPPETIAPLQRAHLSAAFQSTATGLWKIAVSTPIYFTDDHSRPDAVFVATINLGDFQLLQSEQGANQIAVLIEAREGPMRGTVLQHPLMDQRREAGETLAGEKFQVDAKLIDRIMEGGDVDYRDPVSNCVDGKPYAGDWIVAMQRVELPDPESLEYPPGSEIPKETTDLLVLVQYRLSKVMAPVGKMRSVLLTEGAAAIVSILFVTIILWIFVQRTGESRVAAESVPAKDTSDRTGMTETIAV, from the coding sequence ATGGATCGAACGGAGTACCAGACGGCAGGCGGCCAATCGGCCAGCCAAAAACTCTCGCTAGAGGCTACCACGCCCCCCGCGGAAGTTCCTGGCTATCGGCTGCAGCAATTTCTTGGCGCCGGGGCGTTTGGCCAAGTTTGGGTCGGACTCGATTTGAACACCGGACGCAGCGTGGCTGTGAAATTCTATCTGCACCGCGGAGGTGTCAATTGGTCGCTACTTAGTCGCGAAGTCAAAAATCTGGTCCAACTTTCCGCGGATCGCCACGTCGTGCAAGTGCTCGAGGTCGGTTGGGACGCGGTTCCACCCTATTACGTGATGGAATTAGTCACCGGGGGATCGCTCGAAGACTTCCTTGAACATAACCACCAAATGCCCGTAACCGAAGCGGTCGACATGTTCCGCAAAATCGTGGTGGGGCTGAACCATTGCCACGGCAAAGGGGTGCTGCACTGTGACCTGAAACCCGCCAACATTTTGCTCAGCGACGACAACGAGCCCCGCTTGGCCGATTTTGGGCAAAGCCGGATGTCGCATGACCAGACGCCGGCGTTGGGAACGCTGTTTTACATGGCTCCCGAGCAAGCCGATCTAAACTCGAGTCCCGATGCACAGTGGGACGTGTACGCCGCCGGTGCCATCTTGTATCGGTTGCTGACGGGAACGCCGCCGTATCGCGACGAAACCATCGTCGACGAAATTGATACCGCCGGGTCGCTTCCCAAACGACTCGAGCGGTATCGCGAAGCCATTCAGAAAAGCGAGCCTCCTAACGGCCATTTCTTGGTCCGCGGTGTGGATCGCATGCTAGCCCGGATCGTGAACCGATGCCTCGCTCCGAATCCAGCTGATCGTTACGAGAATGTGCAGCAAATCCTGCAGGACCTCAATCGTCGCGAACGCACCCATGCGCGTCGCCCGCTGATGTTGCTGGGAATCGTCGGCCCGCTGTTGGTTTTGCTGGCAACCGGGATCTTCGCAGCTCGCAGCGTCGAGCACGCAAGCCAGAGCACGATCAAGGCGCTTCGCCAAGAAGCGTTTGGCAGCAATCAATTGGCGGCCAAGTTTGCCGCTCGCACGCTGGAAAGCGAAATCGAACGTTACTTTCAAGCCGCGCGAACGGAAACACGCGGTCAGGAACTTCGCAAACTACTGCAAGAATCATTCAACCACCCCGAGATGAAAGCGGCACGCGAGATCATTGGATCCTCGCGAAGCAGCAAGGCCGAGAAAATCGCTGCTCGCGAAGCGATCCTTGACGCTGAACCTCGGCTAAGAATCGACCGTTGGCTGAGTGAACGATTGCAGCGATACGATGATCCATCTCCCTCGTCGCGTCGACCACGTTTCGCGACGATGTTCATCACCGATGCGATGGGAACGATCATTGGAATCGTCTACGACGAAACTATTCCACGATCCCAAAACAGTGCGGGGCGTAACTTTGCGTTCCGTGGTTATTTCCATGGTGGGCGGAACGATCTCGATCCAGATACTCCACCTGAAACCATCGCCCCGCTCCAACGAGCTCATTTGTCAGCTGCTTTTCAAAGTACGGCAACCGGGCTTTGGAAAATTGCGGTCAGCACTCCGATTTATTTCACCGACGACCACTCTCGTCCCGACGCGGTGTTCGTGGCCACGATCAATCTCGGTGATTTCCAATTGCTGCAAAGCGAACAGGGAGCGAACCAAATCGCCGTGCTGATCGAAGCACGCGAAGGCCCGATGCGGGGCACGGTGCTGCAACACCCCCTGATGGATCAGCGACGTGAAGCAGGTGAAACGTTGGCAGGCGAAAAGTTCCAAGTCGATGCCAAATTGATCGACCGGATAATGGAAGGAGGCGATGTCGATTACCGCGATCCCGTTTCCAATTGTGTCGATGGCAAACCCTACGCCGGCGATTGGATCGTCGCGATGCAGCGAGTGGAATTGCCTGATCCCGAAAGTCTTGAATATCCGCCCGGCAGCGAGATCCCCAAAGAGACCACCGATCTATTGGTGTTGGTGCAGTACCGACTTTCAAAAGTCATGGCGCCGGTCGGGAAAATGCGTTCGGTACTTTTGACGGAAGGGGCAGCGGCCATCGTCTCGATTTTGTTTGTCACCATCATCTTATGGATCTTTGTGCAACGCACCGGCGAATCACGAGTCGCGGCCGAAAGCGTTCCAGCGAAAGACACCAGCGACCGAACCGGAATGACCGAGACCATCGCGGTTTGA
- a CDS encoding SMC-Scp complex subunit ScpB yields the protein MVDPNKDVDEPAEDDAQLAGEVPEVPNDELETNELEIENGELETSDEAAGSDHRTRGDDDAEDDDAEDDNAAETGDELWNDDGEELSLDDLGAAYARAAAKHDPEAFAPSEEATDAANASSEDELDAALEDEAEPEEDELVTPEAIIEGALFIGHPENKLITEQRLASLMREVTPEEVVELIAKLNQSYREADQALRIVRDDQGYRMTISPEVENVKRSFLGKIREAKLAQAAIEVLALVVYQPGITAQKVQDQRGRECGPLLNQLVRRQLLSIERKIPEEGGRAVPHYYPTERFLTLFELESLDDLPQVEEGLRGVT from the coding sequence ATGGTGGACCCTAACAAGGATGTCGACGAACCAGCCGAAGATGATGCGCAGCTGGCGGGCGAAGTACCGGAAGTACCGAACGATGAACTAGAAACCAATGAGCTAGAGATAGAGAACGGCGAACTAGAAACCAGCGACGAGGCCGCGGGCAGTGACCACCGGACGCGAGGGGATGATGATGCGGAGGATGATGATGCGGAGGATGATAACGCGGCAGAAACGGGTGACGAGCTGTGGAACGACGACGGCGAAGAACTGTCGCTGGATGATCTCGGAGCGGCCTATGCGCGAGCCGCGGCCAAGCATGATCCCGAAGCCTTTGCTCCCAGCGAAGAGGCCACCGACGCGGCGAACGCATCGTCCGAAGACGAACTCGACGCGGCACTCGAGGATGAGGCAGAGCCTGAAGAAGACGAGCTAGTAACACCCGAGGCCATCATCGAAGGGGCGTTGTTTATTGGGCACCCTGAAAACAAGCTGATTACTGAGCAACGTCTCGCCTCGTTGATGCGTGAGGTCACTCCCGAAGAAGTGGTCGAGTTGATCGCAAAGCTGAATCAGTCTTATCGCGAAGCCGACCAGGCGCTGCGTATCGTTCGCGACGACCAAGGTTACCGGATGACGATCTCACCGGAGGTCGAGAATGTCAAACGATCATTTTTGGGCAAGATCCGCGAAGCAAAACTCGCCCAAGCCGCGATCGAGGTCTTGGCGCTTGTTGTCTACCAACCCGGCATTACCGCTCAAAAGGTTCAAGACCAACGTGGCCGTGAATGTGGTCCGCTGCTAAACCAACTTGTGCGTCGCCAACTTCTCAGCATCGAACGTAAAATTCCTGAGGAAGGCGGCCGCGCGGTCCCGCACTATTACCCGACCGAGCGATTCTTGACGCTCTTCGAACTCGAATCGCTTGACGATCTGCCGCAAGTCGAAGAAGGTCTTCGCGGTGTGACCTAA
- a CDS encoding amidohydrolase family protein yields the protein MSIAAGQSPESPESNKNATLAAPPDAPLDGRDGRELLLRNFRPRSQLRVPAHPRTHAAFPVVDVHTHFYYKLRGNSQAIDDFVQLMDRNQIAVCVSLDGKLGSQLDAHMKELWTEHRDRFVIYANIDWQGDGAAEDPASWDCHRHGFAQRTSEKLRDAVTKGVSGLKIFKRFGLGYKNPDGSLIKIDDPRWDPIWQTCGELGIPVIIHTADPAAFFDPIDETNERWEELSRHPDWSFYGDEFPSRDSLLADRNRVIARHPQTQFIGAHMANNAEDLATVAKWLDTYPNLWVEPSSRINELGRQPYTARDFFLRYADRILFGTDGPWPEARLRYYWRFFETRDENFPYSEKVPPPQGMWTIDGIDLPEDVLKKIYHENAAKLIPGVAERLAAFRRNLPNRTPEKSRSE from the coding sequence ATGTCCATCGCCGCCGGACAGTCGCCTGAATCGCCTGAATCGAACAAAAACGCTACGCTCGCTGCCCCCCCGGACGCTCCGCTGGACGGGCGTGACGGCCGAGAGCTTTTATTGCGGAATTTTCGTCCTCGCAGCCAGCTTCGTGTGCCGGCCCACCCCCGCACCCACGCGGCGTTTCCCGTGGTCGATGTGCACACTCACTTCTATTACAAGTTGCGGGGGAATTCACAGGCGATCGACGACTTTGTCCAGCTGATGGATCGCAATCAAATTGCCGTGTGTGTTTCGCTGGACGGCAAACTTGGCAGCCAGCTTGATGCTCACATGAAAGAACTGTGGACCGAACATCGCGATCGCTTTGTGATTTATGCCAACATCGATTGGCAGGGCGATGGCGCCGCCGAGGATCCTGCGAGCTGGGATTGTCATCGCCACGGGTTTGCACAGCGGACCAGCGAAAAACTGCGTGATGCCGTAACCAAAGGCGTCAGTGGGCTGAAAATATTCAAGCGATTTGGACTCGGTTACAAAAACCCCGACGGATCGCTGATCAAGATTGACGATCCACGCTGGGATCCAATCTGGCAGACGTGTGGCGAGCTGGGCATCCCGGTGATCATTCACACCGCCGATCCCGCCGCCTTTTTTGATCCCATCGACGAAACGAATGAACGTTGGGAAGAACTGAGCCGGCACCCGGATTGGAGTTTTTACGGTGACGAGTTCCCGTCGCGTGATTCGCTACTCGCCGATCGCAACCGTGTGATCGCACGGCATCCGCAAACCCAATTCATCGGCGCCCATATGGCGAACAATGCCGAAGACTTGGCGACCGTTGCAAAGTGGCTGGACACGTATCCCAATCTTTGGGTCGAGCCTTCGTCGCGGATTAACGAGCTGGGACGTCAACCGTATACCGCACGCGACTTCTTCCTGCGTTATGCCGATCGGATTCTGTTTGGGACCGATGGCCCGTGGCCCGAAGCGAGGCTTCGCTACTATTGGCGGTTCTTTGAGACCCGAGACGAGAACTTTCCGTACAGCGAGAAAGTGCCTCCCCCGCAAGGCATGTGGACGATCGATGGCATTGATCTGCCAGAGGACGTGCTCAAGAAAATTTATCATGAAAATGCCGCGAAATTGATCCCCGGAGTCGCAGAGCGGCTCGCCGCATTTCGCCGCAATCTCCCCAACCGTACCCCCGAAAAGTCTCGCAGTGAATAA
- a CDS encoding sigma-70 family RNA polymerase sigma factor, which yields MHEEYRDAKIQELRDQLTRFAPKAKKVEQAALAEKLCSEIEPNRPYSFDYLCFRITNYRPEKPSRHNVEAADLKHDLHLLIEDLSDSADVAVNEFSEPVHTVDDLSRLFSVSTKTISRWRDAGLVSRRLLFGGRKRVGFLHSSVEAFIANNREKIRRGERFSQLSDDEKSEMVERARQLVEGGASLSDVTRQLSEQMNRSPETIRYTLKNFDADHQSLAIFPNHRATLTDDDKRAIFKLATQGASVSQLCKRFKRTRSSIQRILLDMRMQHVMELPLDYMYNEDFDAPARILEAREAEILAPLPEATTPPRKVRVPSGLPSYLAALYDVPLLNREQEYHLFRKMNYLKHKASRLRDSLETAGASRTAIMDQIDSLYEEAVKVKNKIVQSNLRLVVSIAKRHVASSDDFFALISDGNMSLIRAVEKFDYSRGNKFSTYASWAIMKNFARTIPSEFKHRDRFRTTTEELFLSRQDDRLDPYAEETVQRSRQRELSKILDRLDEREQKIITARFGLGRGNEPLTLKEVGDEMGVTKERIRQLEVRALMKLREAANEAKIDVELGS from the coding sequence AATATCGCGACGCAAAAATTCAGGAACTCCGTGATCAGCTGACTCGATTTGCCCCCAAGGCAAAAAAGGTCGAGCAAGCTGCTCTGGCAGAAAAGCTCTGCAGCGAGATCGAGCCCAATCGGCCGTACTCGTTCGATTACCTTTGTTTCCGCATCACGAATTATCGTCCCGAAAAGCCAAGTCGACACAACGTCGAGGCGGCGGATCTGAAGCACGATCTGCATTTGCTGATCGAAGACCTCAGCGATTCGGCCGACGTGGCGGTTAACGAGTTCAGTGAACCGGTTCACACCGTCGATGACCTGAGCCGTTTGTTCAGTGTTTCCACCAAGACCATCAGCCGTTGGCGTGATGCCGGTTTGGTCAGCCGCCGACTGCTTTTCGGCGGACGAAAACGCGTTGGATTCCTGCACAGCAGCGTCGAGGCGTTCATTGCCAATAACCGCGAAAAAATCCGTCGCGGCGAACGCTTTAGCCAGCTCAGTGATGACGAAAAGAGCGAGATGGTCGAACGCGCCCGCCAATTGGTCGAAGGCGGAGCGAGTCTGTCCGACGTCACCCGGCAATTGTCCGAGCAAATGAATCGCAGCCCGGAAACGATTCGTTACACGCTGAAGAATTTTGATGCCGATCACCAGTCGCTGGCGATCTTCCCCAACCATCGTGCGACGTTGACCGACGACGACAAACGCGCCATTTTCAAATTGGCGACGCAGGGCGCTTCGGTGTCCCAGTTGTGCAAGCGATTCAAACGCACGCGTTCAAGTATCCAGCGGATCTTGTTGGACATGCGGATGCAGCACGTGATGGAGTTGCCGTTGGACTACATGTACAACGAAGACTTTGACGCACCAGCACGAATTCTCGAAGCCCGCGAAGCCGAAATTTTGGCTCCGCTTCCTGAAGCCACCACGCCGCCACGCAAAGTGCGTGTGCCCAGCGGATTGCCAAGCTACTTGGCCGCGTTGTACGACGTGCCGCTACTGAATCGTGAACAAGAATACCACTTGTTCCGCAAAATGAACTACTTGAAGCACAAGGCGAGCCGATTGCGAGACAGTCTCGAAACGGCCGGTGCATCGCGTACGGCGATCATGGACCAAATTGATTCGCTGTACGAAGAAGCGGTCAAAGTGAAGAACAAGATCGTGCAAAGCAACCTGCGTTTGGTCGTTTCGATCGCCAAGCGTCACGTTGCCAGCAGCGATGACTTTTTCGCTTTGATCAGCGATGGCAATATGTCGCTGATTCGGGCGGTGGAAAAATTTGATTACTCACGTGGCAACAAATTTAGCACGTACGCTTCGTGGGCCATCATGAAGAACTTTGCTCGTACGATTCCAAGCGAGTTCAAACATCGCGATCGATTCCGCACGACGACCGAAGAATTGTTCCTGTCGCGTCAGGACGATCGACTTGATCCTTATGCCGAAGAAACCGTGCAGCGTTCACGACAACGTGAGCTGTCAAAAATCTTGGACCGCTTGGATGAACGCGAACAGAAAATCATCACCGCTCGCTTCGGCCTCGGCCGTGGCAACGAACCGCTCACGCTAAAGGAGGTTGGCGACGAGATGGGTGTGACGAAGGAACGTATTCGTCAACTCGAAGTCCGTGCGTTGATGAAATTGCGTGAAGCTGCCAACGAAGCGAAGATCGATGTCGAACTCGGCTCGTAA
- a CDS encoding SAM-dependent methyltransferase: MMCCAYGAEKAVKASITSEGWRLAFSRPGFVTAKHDESRTPPKGIFIRTSASSLGQARGTDGASLIKTLRELLEQRYPAEFRFDQLHLWPKDRAPIGRFDFEPGIDEVSRAIAEEIYAKIAADWIRSDAPNRVAQPGEKILDVVLLEPSHWFIGTHEAETWPTRWPGGIQPIDLAEEPVSRAYYKAAEAIQWSGFEMQRGDLAVEIGSAPGGACGRLLELGMDVIGIDPAEMDPRIAQHPRFRHIVARADDLPRREFRGAKWMLVDSSVTPNQTLATVANIVTNRNSNFRGLLITLKLGDYDAAERIEAWRRKVESWGATDVQIRQLARNRCEVCFAVRLPGRHSS; this comes from the coding sequence ATGATGTGTTGCGCCTACGGGGCCGAGAAAGCGGTCAAAGCATCGATCACGTCCGAAGGCTGGCGACTCGCGTTTTCGCGGCCTGGATTTGTCACGGCCAAACATGACGAATCCCGCACCCCGCCTAAAGGGATCTTTATCCGAACCTCGGCGTCATCGCTTGGACAAGCACGCGGAACCGATGGAGCATCGCTGATCAAAACGCTTCGCGAATTGCTCGAACAGCGTTATCCCGCGGAATTTCGCTTTGACCAATTGCATCTGTGGCCCAAAGATCGTGCCCCAATCGGTCGATTCGATTTTGAGCCAGGAATTGACGAGGTCTCCCGAGCGATTGCAGAGGAAATTTATGCAAAGATTGCAGCGGATTGGATTCGCTCGGACGCTCCGAACCGCGTCGCCCAGCCCGGCGAAAAAATTCTTGATGTCGTCTTGCTTGAACCGTCACATTGGTTCATCGGCACGCACGAAGCCGAGACATGGCCAACACGTTGGCCCGGAGGAATCCAGCCCATCGATTTGGCCGAAGAACCGGTTTCGCGTGCCTATTACAAAGCCGCCGAAGCGATCCAGTGGAGTGGGTTTGAGATGCAGCGAGGTGATCTTGCCGTCGAGATCGGGTCAGCGCCCGGCGGCGCCTGCGGTCGTCTGCTTGAATTAGGCATGGATGTGATCGGGATCGATCCAGCCGAGATGGATCCGCGAATCGCCCAGCACCCTCGTTTTCGCCACATCGTCGCCCGCGCTGATGATTTGCCTCGCCGCGAGTTCCGTGGCGCGAAATGGATGCTGGTCGATTCCAGTGTCACGCCAAACCAAACGTTGGCGACCGTCGCCAATATCGTCACCAATCGCAACAGCAATTTTCGCGGTCTATTGATCACGTTAAAGCTGGGGGACTATGACGCTGCCGAGCGAATCGAAGCGTGGCGAAGGAAGGTCGAGTCCTGGGGAGCGACCGATGTTCAAATTCGCCAACTCGCTCGCAATCGCTGCGAAGTCTGTTTCGCGGTGCGGTTGCCAGGACGACATTCGTCATGA